GCGACTGTGGAGTGGAAAGTCTGACTCCTCTCTTTGTTTGGGCCGGCGCACTGAaattacagtaaagtaaagtacCCTCGCCTCCTGCAGGAGACTGTGGAGACCTTAAGCAGCTTCTTCAGTGGCAACATTACAAGAAGTGGCACTGTTATATCCTCATAAACATCTGACTTATTAATCTACACTGTACAGTTACCTCCTCTGTGTATTACCATTCTTTTACAGATGATACAGCAGGAGGCGACTGtccagtgtaaataaataaatatattttagtgtgtgtatttagtAACCTGCACATGATTTCTTCTTCATGCATATCTGTCTTTAgtatatgttacattttttctattttattttcaatcaCTTAGACTTTGTATTTGTACGACACAGCAACGTAAACACAGGTTGAATAAACCACACTGATTAAATATTAACCAACGCTTAATATTAATCgaacacattaaaatgtgtaaacagacaaactaattaACTAGATAGATAATAGTAGTGATTAAAATCTGTTagaaatagacaaataaataaatctagtAAAGTGAAAGCCAGACTAAAAAGATGAGTTCatatcttatatattttttacttcatgAGTATTTCTCGGCTGAGGTTTAGGAGGTAGAGCGGCTCGTCCACTGATCAGTTAATCAGTAGTGGTGCTGGTTCGAttcctggctcctccagtcagCGTGTCGGAGATGCTGAGcctcaaattgctcctgaagtgtgtgaatgtgtctcatttcatctcatgtatttatttctgtcGTACAGATGCACGATAACAGAACTGATCTTTGCTTCACGTCCTCTGTGCAGGTGTGGACGAGAACACCATCATTGAAATCCTGGTGAAAAGGAGCAACGAGCAGAGGCAGCAGATCAAAGAGGCTTACCAGCAGGCCAGCGGCAAGGTGAAGCACACCTgatcagtacacacacacacacacacacacacacacacacacacacacacacacacacacacacacacaaacacatgatctcaaacactgtgtttatttcagcCTCTGGAAACGGTGCTGAAGAGCGCTCTGAAGGGAGATCTGGAGGACGTGGTGTTGGCTCTGCTGAAAACACCGGCCCAGTACGATGCTCAGCAGCTGAAACTGGCTAtgaaggtacacacacacacacacacacacacacacacacacacacacacatcatctgtTATTTTTGTGCGTGGTGACATCCACCCACTTCCACATATTCATCTATTGTTTTCTTAACGGGACGGTGgaagatgtgttttgtttgagttgGGCCAGCGTTGaataaactctctctctctctctctctctctctctgcattaatCATATTAACAATGCAATAATCGATCCATGCGTCCTTCCTCAGGGTCTGGGCACAGACGAGGACACCCTCATAGAGATTTTGGCTTCCAGAACCAACAGAGAGATCCTGGATATAAAGAAAGCCTACAAGGAAGGTGCGTGCCGACAGATGTTGTCTGCCTTCTCTgagatttaaacacatttttaaaatctcgAACATCATCGTATATCCTTGATTTTAATGTTACAGAATACAAGAAGGACCTGGAGGACCACATCAGGTCTGACACGAGTGGAGATTTCAGGACTGCCCTCCTTGAGCTCTGCAAGGCACGTACTGTCACACTTCTTTACTCTGCAGACGCTTACTCGGTCACCAGGATGCATTAAGTTCTGAGACAACATAACACACCCTGCTGAGGTTTATGATAACTAAATAAACTATATGCATGTGCAAATACACAGTTAAAGACTGGTGGGTGGAGACGTGTCAGCCCATCTCAAATGTCAACTTCTAGCAGCCAAATGAATCTCATATTCAACCTTTTTTCTAAATGCTTAATCTGCTTTTTAAAGGGGAAGTTCACTCTAAAATCATCTCAGCTGTAgtgctgttattatttttttaacaatacCTTTATTGAACTTTTTATATTGAGACTCCAACAAGAGAAATTTatgcaaaaatacaaatctcACTGCAGAGACAGCACTGAAACCTTGATGATCGATGTCAGAgacttttaaatattatatcaaAGAACGTCTATCCCACtgacactgttgttttttattgttttatgcaGAAAATCAATAACATTTTGAgttaaaacagcagcacagagaaacacagtaCTCAGACAGTAACAAAGAAGGGGTAGTCCGTGGTACAcatcctctccaacactactaCTATTAgaggacgacccgctctacctccgagccacagtaaatgtaatgtttgtgatGTTATGTATTCATACAGTGTTGGCTCATAACTGTAGTCCGCCAAACCCTTCAACACAATGGTTGGCAGTCTAGTACAGATATATTTCAGGTATCGGCTGCAGAGGCGTCTGCTTCCTCTTGAATGTGATGTCACTAAATGGACTCGTAGAAATCACGATACGGTTACTCACACATAACCCACAGATTGTGAACAGTTTCATGCAGGAACTATTTTTTTACCAAACTACACCCGCCCACCACACAACCACGCAAAGAGAAGCATGCACACTGAGCTGCTTAACGATACAGTTCAACTGAAGAGGACACAGTTAATGTTTACAGCCTATGTATAGAATAGACATTTAACATGGATTTCTGTTGCCTTTCCCACTTTTTTCCACCGTTttcatgcacaaaaaaacagaaaattatgtGAATGAACTGTTAAAACTGAAAGAATAGCAACACTCAGCATACATTTCAGGGTACTAACACTCATAATGAGGACTTCTCTATAACAGAAATAGAGTAATGACATCTTacatctgtttgtcttcatcgCAGGCCGGCAGGACTGAAGGAGTCAATGAGGTGCTGGTCGACAGCGATGCCAGGTCTCTGTACGAGGCCGGGGAGGGCAGGAAGGGCAAGAACTGCTCCGTCTTCATCGAGATCCTCACCAGCAGGAGCGCCCCTCATCTCCGCAAAGGTTAGCTGCCGACTCGCCTCggtaaaatctgtttttataatgttttactGTTGCTGTCGGATCTGACGCgtccctctctccttcagtaTTCGAGAGGTACTCAAAGTACAGCAAAGTGGACGTGGCCAAAGCCATCGACCTGGAGATGAAGGGAGATATTGAAAACTGTCTCACAGCTTTAGGTAAAGGCACAAACTTTATTATACGCACATTAATCCTGTGATTTATGCACAACtttaacccttttttttaaaaataactacaGTGAAGTGTGCGGGAAGCAGGCCTGCGTTCTTCGCTGAGAAGCTCTACTTGTCCATGAAGGTACAgtatgaacagaaaacaaatattataaagagttaGGGACCTTTCTTGACTGACTCCCTTTGTGCCCAATCAGGGTAAAGGTACCCGCAAAGCTATCCTGACTCGCATCATGGTGTCCCGCTCTGAAATCGACATGAAACGGATCAAGGACGAGTACAAGAAAGCTCACGGCAAAACACTGTACCAGGACATCCTGGTGAGCAAACACGTGACGACGATGAACCATCGCACATGATGTTATTTATGAGGTctaaatgcattttttctgtCCTGCAGGATGACACTAAAGACGACTATGAGAAGATTCTACTCGCCCTCTGTGGGGGTGAAAATTAATCGCCAATCATCAAGACCAGCGCTCATACATGTCACCTATAATCTCCTGACACCGTATGCTCTTATAGAGAACCGACAAGAGTGTCTTTCTTTGTGACTGTCATGACATTTAGATATTTACAGCAAAGATTAACGTGGAATCGACACGGCTTCAGCGGATAAAGTTATTCCTTTTCATCCCCAGCACTTTTAATTCAGCATATTTCTGATAGCAGTGCAGCAGCGGGACCAAATCTCCGGGACAGACTTAGCTTTTACACTCAGAGGAAGATGAAGTCCCTGATCTCAGTGCAGCTGCTAACAGATGTATGCAGATCACCATGTGCCAATCATATTCAGTGGCCTACCCCTTGAAGGAGCTTGGACATCTtgcaaataaaagctttttgtaTGAAGGCTGATCTGAGTTTTCTTTGCACACTGGTTATGAGATGTATTGGCAAATATTTAAGCACCTGGCATTCCCATGAGCCAACTATAAATTATGACGTATGATTAGTCACAGctaagtatatttactcaaaTAACTCACTACACGagtacaaatttgaggtactCGACTATTATAATATTTTCTAGTCATGCCACATTGTTCTTCTACTTCAttacatgtcaaaatattcTAGCCTAGAGGAAGTGGcatcttattttattcttatcttaccttttttttgatttttgcatataaaacacatgaagagtTTATAATATATGATActtataaatgttataaattAAACTACAGCTGGTTCTTCAaccaaagtcatttttcatgatTTCAACTTCACAGATATaagctgcttttcattttttttagtattttcatAATTACGTTTTCCTAAATAACTTAAATTTGAGGTTAAGGTTTCACTTTGGGTAATTAAATCTAACTGTGTAAATGTTAAGTGACACATGTCACTGAGGATGAGTTTGATTTCTTTAGTCCtgttttcaataaaataaaaatgtttttagagaAAATTTTGATTTTCAAATACTTTCCACAATTATATGGcaacaatttattattatatattattattactattaatttAGCAACTTTTCAAGTCATTTagagcaataaaaacacattaatctTTGTTCTGTCATGTCTAAGTAATACTTATAGTACATTTCTCTGATTATACTTACATATTTTTACTCCAgtaacattttcaatgcaggacttttactcaGAACAGTGTTTTTAGAGTATGCAGTATTAGAATCACTTTAttagccaggtgtgtgtacacacacgaggaatttgtttactgtacatgtatAGACATACAGTTTAACAGGCGCACATATATGTGCATGAATATAGATATGTGTGTCTATTTATAGACACTGACAGAGTAAAGGACTGGtgtacatgaggtaggtggatacacagtatatacatacCCATGTACAACTACAtgaggataaataaataacttataataaacaggtttatttaaataaagggATTTTAGTGTGATTGGGGGGAtagggttgccaggttgtgtaATAAAATGTGTTCCCTGTATTATGTTGcagtaattaacattaattaatgaCAGTAATTAAAGATAACAGACAGAGCAGGCACTGTGGGtgttattatattacattagaCCCCCCCCCTGATCTGCAGAAGGGGGACAGCTGTCACAGGACCTGGCAACCTCTCACAGCTCCTCCACTATAAACAAGCGGAGCAACGTGCTAacgagctaacaggctaacctcctcctcctcctcctcctcagcacctcctcctcagcacctcctcacctcctcctaAGTACGTGTTTAAGATTCATAACTACCTGTTTCACTGCAGCACGCGGACTCGCTGTCACGCGCCGCTGTGAcgtgtttttaaagctgcttagcttagcttagcatcacggctaggctaggctaggctaggctaggctaggctaggctaggctaggctagctcagcagtttaaatgtcagtttaaaGTCACGTGCGTGTTCTGGTGTGAATGAAACGACGAGCGCACGTGAGACAGCTGACTCattaaacatgtgtgtgtgtgtgtgtgtgtgtgtgtgtgtgtgtgctaacattagcctgGAGTCATAGAGGGTAGTGTCCTTTTAAGGCTCCTTAAAAGGGTTAGGACTGCAGCGataataacaacagcaacaataataataatgatacattttatttcataaaagatGAAGAtacagtcacatctcccttgatgaaaactctgtctgtctctctctctctctgtctctctctctctctgtctgtctgtctgtctctctctctcactctctgcctgtctctctctctctctctctgtctgtctgcctgtctctctctgtctgtctctctctctgtctgtctgtctctctctctctctctctctctgtctctctctctctgtctctctctctctctgtctgtctgtctctctctctccatctgtaaacatacctgtctcattaatgcatgttacctgttaaaggtttttttgtgggtgtcactccctgtacagattgtaatgattgtgactttgtgactttgtgactttgtgactacacaaataaaatctgatttgattcatAGGCTCCTTTCTGTCACCTGTGAATAAAGTGGGGAGGGGACAGTcaggtggatggaggaggaagatctgagggagccagtgtagctgctgcaggacaggagtgatgtggtggatggaaGAGGGTTCTGGTGATGATGCATGGACCAGTTGGAGCTTATGGGGAGATTTGTGGGTGAggccaaggaggagggaggtgacgAGGCTATGAACCAGGCTGGCAGTGGAATGAGGAGTAAGGAGGGACGGAGGCAGCTGTAGGTGGAAACAGGCGGACCGGGTGATGTTGTCGATGTTGCCGAGATGGAGCGATAGAGAAACTGTCGGTTTTGGTGCCAATGAGGAAAACCTCAGCGTTGTCACTGTTCAGTTTAAGAAGagttgattttatttctgtcaagcAGTCAGTAAGGGatgtctcatgtctcctctcatgtctcctctcatgtctcctacctgtctcctctcatgtctcctgcATGTCTCCtgcatgtctcctctcatgtctcctctcatgtctcctctcatgtctcgTCTCATGTCTCCtacatgtctcctctcatgtctcctacatgtctcctctcatgtctcctctcatgcCTCCTACATGTCTCCTCttatgtctcctctcatgtctcctacatgtctcctctcatgtctcctctcatgtctcctctcatgcctcctctcatgtctcctctcatgtctcctctcatgtctcctacatgtctcctctcatgtctcctctcatgtctcctctcatgtctcctctcatgtctcctctcatgtctcctctcatgtctcctctcatgtctcctctcatgtctcctctcatgtctcctctcatgtctcctctcatgtctcctctcatgtctcctctcatgtctcctctcatgtctcctctcatgtctcctctcatgtctcctctcatgtctcctctcatgtctcctctcatgtctcctctcatgtctcctctcatgtctcctacatgtctcctctcatgtctcctctcatgtctcctctcatgtctcctctcatgtctcctctcatgtctcctacatgtctcctctcatgtctcctctcatgtctcctctcatgtctcctctcatgtctcctctcatgtctcctctcatgtctcctctcatgtctcctctcatgtctcctctcatgtctcctctcatgtctcctctcatgtctcctctcatgtctcctctcatgtctcctctcatgtctcctctcatgtctcctctcatgtctcctctcatgtctcctctcatgtctcctctcatgtctcctctcatgcctcctctcatgtctcctctcatgtctcctctcatgcctcctctcatgtctcctctcatgtctcctctcatgtctcctacATGTCTCCTACATGTCTCCTaaatgtctcctctcatgtctcctctcatgtctcctctcatgtctcctacAGCCTTTGTTATAAGTCCTTCTGAAGCTCAcactcttctgtctctgtgtttcaggtcacctggttcacctgtctgtccatttGTCCCCCCTCACAGCCTGATATTACAGACAATGCCCTGACCGATGGACCAAAAAAAGGTAGATCATGAATGACAAACTAGTCTTCCTGGGCCTGCTGTACTTCGTCCAGGGCATCCCCTACGGTCTCCAGTcctccctgcttcctgtctaccTGCGTGGAGCCGGTCACTCCCTCACCCGCATCGGCTTCACCAAGGTCCTCTACTTCCCCTGGGTCCTCAAAGTGCTCTGGGCTCCTCTGGTGGACCGGGTTGGCACCAAGCGTCGCTGGCTGGTGGGGACCGTCTCTGGGCTGGCTCTGACATGCCTCTCCAGCGCCACCCTGGCTCCAGAAGCACATATCTGGGGGGTAGCGGGAACTCTGTTGGCCATGAACAGCCTGGCATCCGTCCAGGATATCGCTGTAGACGGGGCGGCGGTGGGGTTGCTGAAAGGTCGCGGGGAGCTGGGGCTCGGCAACACGGCCCAAGTCGTGGGCTATAAAGCCGGGTCTGTGTTTGCGGGAGGCGGGCTGCTGGCTGTGATCGACGTGGCGGGATGGAGCTGGATGTTCATGCTGCTGACGTTCGTGTACGCAGGCGTGGCCCTGTTCGTGTGGGGGGCCCCCGTGCTGGACGATGAGAGCGTGAGGGGCCAGCAGCCGGACGGCAGCAGGAGGGGAGGGCAGGGAGCTGACGCCGTGAGGCCGTGGAGGGTGTGGAGGAAGCTGCTGGCCGTGCCCGGCACGCCATGGACCGTCCTGTATGTGCTGACATACAAACTGGGTGAGTCTGATATAAAGTTTCAAACAGTTTAATCCCACCGTGGTAAAtatcaaccaggtccccagcagcagctgatatcagtgcctagtccagcagcagtcagcccagaaccagaaccagaaccagcagcagctgctatcactgcctagtccagcagcagtcagtccagctcggcgtctgtctttcagccttttatttcaccaagctctcaccaaccactaaaagtcagtcccacatttactcttgtccg
This genomic stretch from Larimichthys crocea isolate SSNF chromosome III, L_crocea_2.0, whole genome shotgun sequence harbors:
- the anxa1a gene encoding annexin A1a translates to MAFISAFLEQTIYMGMPDDSVLKKEGTVTPAANFCANGDAAVLEKAIKTKGVDENTIIEILVKRSNEQRQQIKEAYQQASGKPLETVLKSALKGDLEDVVLALLKTPAQYDAQQLKLAMKGLGTDEDTLIEILASRTNREILDIKKAYKEEYKKDLEDHIRSDTSGDFRTALLELCKAGRTEGVNEVLVDSDARSLYEAGEGRKGKNCSVFIEILTSRSAPHLRKVFERYSKYSKVDVAKAIDLEMKGDIENCLTALVKCAGSRPAFFAEKLYLSMKGKGTRKAILTRIMVSRSEIDMKRIKDEYKKAHGKTLYQDILDDTKDDYEKILLALCGGEN
- the mfsd3 gene encoding major facilitator superfamily domain-containing protein 3: MNDKLVFLGLLYFVQGIPYGLQSSLLPVYLRGAGHSLTRIGFTKVLYFPWVLKVLWAPLVDRVGTKRRWLVGTVSGLALTCLSSATLAPEAHIWGVAGTLLAMNSLASVQDIAVDGAAVGLLKGRGELGLGNTAQVVGYKAGSVFAGGGLLAVIDVAGWSWMFMLLTFVYAGVALFVWGAPVLDDESVRGQQPDGSRRGGQGADAVRPWRVWRKLLAVPGTPWTVLYVLTYKLGEQGAVTMFPLFLLDHHMTARELGFWNGVIAMGFSICGSSLGGLLLAQFSIGALMRRVFVLRTISMVFQSSLLTVLEPSPLMKGMAVLSMSVQHFLGGLITTLTFTTMMHCTQRAEESIQATHYSFLATLEVLGKLTFSALAGGVVDWFGFQVAFLFFLTLSAGTALHVWTATFTGALREHQLKEQPK